A region from the Azospirillum thermophilum genome encodes:
- a CDS encoding diguanylate cyclase → MSEPTDSLSPADALGIVLDEHLRWIGQWHRAALYRGGRGGERVSAPASFAAWCAAASRDDLVHQPAVQKLVALHEQMHRQAKLVLLKAAAGEPPTEAEYESVVGRFDEFVVHLRRMERAFGAAASGLDSLTGLRTRRGMQEALEREHNRFRRSGQTFCLALCDIDRFKSINDTYGHDIGDRVLAATAAVISRSIRSFDEAFRMGGEEFLLCLKETGADEGFQVIERLRVDLMESPVALPDGRMVPVTASFGLVEAIADQSVDEMIVCADRALYQAKNSGRNRVIRYRPDRPAARGARRSGAEVA, encoded by the coding sequence ATGAGCGAACCGACCGACAGCCTCTCCCCCGCCGACGCTCTGGGGATCGTGCTGGACGAGCATCTGCGCTGGATCGGCCAATGGCACCGCGCCGCCCTCTACCGCGGCGGGCGCGGCGGCGAGCGGGTGTCCGCTCCGGCCTCCTTCGCCGCCTGGTGCGCCGCGGCCAGCCGCGACGACCTCGTCCATCAGCCGGCGGTGCAGAAGCTGGTGGCGCTGCACGAGCAGATGCACCGGCAGGCCAAGCTCGTCCTGCTGAAGGCGGCCGCCGGCGAGCCGCCGACCGAGGCGGAATACGAGTCGGTGGTCGGCCGCTTCGACGAGTTCGTCGTGCATCTGCGTCGGATGGAGCGCGCCTTCGGGGCGGCGGCCTCCGGCCTCGATTCGCTGACTGGTCTGCGTACCCGGCGCGGCATGCAGGAGGCGCTGGAGCGCGAGCACAACCGCTTCCGGCGCTCCGGCCAGACCTTCTGCCTCGCGCTGTGCGACATCGACCGTTTCAAGTCGATCAACGACACCTACGGCCATGACATCGGCGACCGGGTGCTGGCCGCCACCGCGGCGGTGATCAGCCGGAGCATCCGCAGCTTCGACGAGGCCTTCCGCATGGGCGGCGAGGAGTTCCTGCTCTGCCTGAAGGAGACCGGCGCCGACGAGGGGTTCCAGGTGATCGAGCGGCTGCGCGTCGACCTGATGGAGTCGCCGGTCGCCCTGCCTGACGGACGGATGGTGCCGGTGACCGCCAGCTTCGGGCTGGTGGAGGCGATCGCCGACCAGTCGGTGGACGAGATGATCGTCTGCGCCGACCGCGCGCTCTACCAGGCCAAGAACAGCGGGCGCAACCGCGTCATCCGCTATCGGCCCGACCGCCCTGCCGCACGCGGCGCGCGCAGGAGCGGCGCCGAGGTCGCCTGA
- a CDS encoding phosphoribosylanthranilate isomerase, translating into MSVAIKICGLSEPESLRAAVTGGARYVGFVFYPPSPRSVAPAMAAELARLVPTGVRAVGLFVDPDDELLEHVTGQVPLDLIQLHGREEPRRIAAIKSRFALPVMKAIKVGGPEDLAAALEAAEVCDRLLFDAKPPPKVAALPGGNGIAFDWTLLKGRTWPRPWMLSGGLTPDNLADAVATTGASEVDVSSGVEDRPGHKDPELVRRFLQAAAGL; encoded by the coding sequence ATGAGCGTCGCCATCAAGATCTGCGGCCTCAGCGAACCGGAGAGCCTGCGCGCCGCGGTGACCGGCGGGGCGCGCTATGTCGGCTTCGTCTTCTATCCGCCGAGCCCGCGGTCGGTGGCGCCGGCCATGGCGGCGGAGCTGGCCCGTCTGGTGCCGACCGGCGTGCGCGCCGTCGGGCTTTTCGTCGATCCCGACGACGAGCTGCTGGAGCATGTGACCGGGCAGGTGCCGCTCGACCTCATCCAGCTCCACGGCCGGGAGGAGCCGCGGCGCATCGCCGCCATCAAGTCGCGCTTCGCCCTGCCGGTGATGAAGGCGATCAAGGTGGGCGGGCCGGAGGATCTCGCGGCGGCGCTGGAGGCGGCGGAGGTCTGCGACCGGCTGCTGTTCGACGCCAAGCCGCCGCCCAAGGTGGCGGCCCTGCCGGGCGGCAACGGCATCGCCTTCGACTGGACCCTGCTGAAGGGACGGACCTGGCCGCGGCCCTGGATGCTGTCGGGCGGCCTCACCCCGGACAATCTGGCGGACGCCGTGGCGACCACCGGAGCGTCGGAAGTCGACGTGTCGTCGGGCGTCGAGGACCGGCCGGGCCACAAGGATCCCGAACTCGTCCGCCGCTTCCTGCAAGCCGCCGCCGGGCTGTGA